A window from Opitutia bacterium ISCC 52 encodes these proteins:
- a CDS encoding GxxExxY protein, protein MVPTKSTGGTKTNESEINQLADTIRETAFETHKYFKNGFLEKVYENSLRNRLRKQGLKIDQQLPISVLDEDGSIVGEYYADLIVEDLILIELKAAKALVDEHAAQTLAYLGATKYKHGILINFGSAKLQIRKFIQ, encoded by the coding sequence ATTGTACCCACAAAAAGCACAGGAGGCACAAAAACGAATGAATCAGAGATTAATCAGCTAGCGGATACCATCAGAGAAACAGCATTCGAAACTCATAAGTATTTCAAAAATGGTTTTCTGGAAAAAGTGTATGAAAATTCTCTTAGGAATAGGCTTAGGAAACAGGGCCTAAAGATTGACCAGCAGTTGCCAATTTCAGTCCTGGACGAAGACGGATCAATTGTAGGTGAATATTACGCAGACCTGATTGTTGAGGATCTGATTCTTATCGAGCTAAAAGCCGCAAAAGCACTTGTAGATGAACACGCAGCCCAAACATTAGCCTATCTAGGAGCCACCAAATATAAACACGGTATACTCATCAACTTTGGATCTGCTAAGCTCCAAATTCGTAAATTTATTCAATAA
- a CDS encoding ABC transporter substrate-binding protein gives MSTFSQLIWRLVLPFLLGGTTQGLYSANQYAENFSLQYFSTHKLLTVTNPWRGSGDLSYQYALVPKGGEVPDLPDGVQIIRTPTERIIITATVYLGPIRTLDLYDQLVGIAYLDFTSDPEVHARVDNGTLKPIQGGAALEIESILQLQPDLILTSTTGESLYDDHPKLERAKLPAVLTAGYMESHPLARSEWIKVIAALVDKEEEAEAFFNQVAQEYEALTAMTRSVKNRPTVFSNAPYAGVWHVPGGSSYNARAFADAGANYLWAENRSSGGVPLDFEVILHEAAVADVWLNPGAYRTRASLLALDSRFTGFRAFREGKVFNNSLRANEHGGNDIWERGINHPEEVLADLIKVFHPDLFPDHQFIYYEQLK, from the coding sequence ATGAGTACATTTTCGCAGTTGATTTGGAGACTAGTCCTACCGTTTCTCTTAGGTGGAACGACTCAAGGGCTATACTCTGCCAATCAATATGCGGAGAATTTTTCTCTTCAGTATTTCTCAACTCACAAGCTCCTGACCGTGACCAATCCTTGGCGCGGCTCAGGGGATTTGAGTTATCAGTATGCACTGGTTCCCAAAGGCGGAGAAGTTCCGGACTTACCTGATGGCGTTCAAATCATTCGAACCCCTACAGAACGGATCATCATCACTGCCACGGTCTACCTGGGGCCTATCAGGACTCTGGATTTGTACGACCAATTAGTGGGCATCGCTTATTTGGACTTTACCAGTGATCCGGAAGTGCATGCCCGTGTTGATAACGGAACACTAAAGCCCATCCAGGGAGGAGCCGCTCTCGAAATCGAATCGATACTTCAATTGCAGCCAGATTTAATCTTAACCAGCACTACAGGAGAAAGTCTTTATGACGATCACCCCAAGCTAGAACGAGCTAAGCTACCTGCCGTTCTGACGGCCGGATATATGGAGTCTCATCCATTGGCACGTTCAGAATGGATCAAGGTCATTGCCGCGCTGGTGGACAAGGAGGAGGAAGCGGAGGCGTTCTTCAATCAAGTCGCCCAAGAGTATGAGGCCTTAACAGCGATGACCAGGTCCGTAAAAAATAGACCCACGGTGTTTTCCAATGCTCCCTACGCCGGCGTATGGCACGTACCAGGAGGATCTAGCTACAATGCCCGCGCGTTTGCCGATGCAGGTGCCAACTACCTGTGGGCTGAAAATAGATCTTCAGGTGGAGTCCCTTTGGATTTTGAGGTCATCTTGCACGAAGCAGCGGTCGCGGACGTGTGGCTCAATCCTGGAGCCTACCGAACCAGAGCATCACTTTTGGCACTCGATTCACGGTTCACCGGTTTCCGTGCATTTCGCGAAGGAAAAGTCTTTAACAACTCCTTGCGCGCAAACGAACATGGAGGCAACGACATCTGGGAACGGGGAATCAACCACCCCGAAGAGGTGTTGGCTGATTTGATCAAAGTCTTCCACCCGGATCTATTCCCGGATCATCAGTTTATCTATTACGAACAGTTGAAATAA
- a CDS encoding TonB-dependent receptor: MKPTQKTTRSIAAAATLLSLVSPARSQEDNSDRTIYDLNPMVIVANRSEVPLNQIGSSVEILDRYDLTKSEQSFLLDNMRYVPGFYLRNNGSPGGAFGITTRGLNANTPTVLIDGVKVDNPSTGQIVNFGSLFGDNVSRVEILKGPQSSLYGANALAGVISIQTADGRTDPGSQVGVGYGAHDTVNAHLTTRGAEGQLSWALNLSHYEHQFSVQDPSFGPEWEDEDKYENTQASLKLDYELSETTSLNFMTYWFDTLSEFDPGDPNSLFGAPELINYSETTQFFSRVGGDFKPNDQWDSSLGIAFNDADSVSVTGGSFPNDGKRYSYDWKNTYRATSTWTLVGGLEYEEEYNDSGSESRTNSSIFLENIVAATELLDWTLGGRHDDNSTYGEETTWRSTFSYRLEAINARIRGSYGTSFQAPSFFQLFSSFGDPGLKAESGEGWDLAYEQKLVNGKVYFTTTLFGNEVEDKIIFSFNSFTYANEDVYESEGIENALRFQIAENASTTLAYTYSDANYLDGQEAERVPRNIVSLGYNLQLFDKLNLSATALSASSQYSTRFSTMKQSGYTVFNLAGRYQVNEGTQLWARIDNLFDEDYQEVEGFQTAGFSIYGGVRFNF; this comes from the coding sequence ATGAAACCAACTCAAAAAACAACCAGATCCATTGCAGCTGCTGCAACCCTCCTATCTCTGGTATCTCCTGCGCGATCACAGGAAGACAACTCAGATAGAACTATATACGACTTGAATCCGATGGTCATTGTGGCCAATCGATCAGAAGTCCCGCTGAATCAAATCGGTAGCTCCGTCGAGATCCTCGACCGTTACGATCTTACCAAATCAGAACAGTCCTTCCTGCTGGACAACATGCGATACGTACCCGGTTTTTACCTACGTAATAATGGTAGCCCAGGTGGAGCCTTCGGGATTACTACACGGGGATTAAATGCCAATACGCCCACCGTACTCATCGATGGTGTAAAAGTTGATAATCCATCCACTGGGCAAATCGTTAACTTCGGTAGTTTGTTCGGAGATAATGTGTCCCGAGTAGAAATCCTGAAAGGACCTCAAAGCTCCCTCTATGGCGCCAACGCACTTGCCGGGGTGATAAGTATACAGACCGCTGATGGGAGAACAGACCCAGGAAGCCAAGTCGGAGTCGGCTATGGCGCTCACGATACTGTCAATGCCCACCTGACTACGCGTGGAGCTGAAGGACAACTTAGTTGGGCCCTCAACCTCAGTCACTATGAACATCAATTCTCAGTCCAGGACCCCAGCTTCGGACCCGAGTGGGAGGATGAAGATAAGTATGAAAATACGCAGGCTTCCTTAAAGCTAGACTATGAACTCAGCGAAACCACTTCGTTGAATTTCATGACTTACTGGTTTGATACCTTATCTGAATTCGATCCTGGTGATCCCAATTCATTATTCGGCGCACCTGAACTCATCAATTATTCTGAAACCACCCAGTTCTTCTCCCGCGTTGGAGGGGATTTCAAACCAAACGATCAATGGGATAGTTCACTGGGTATTGCATTTAACGATGCCGATTCTGTCAGTGTTACGGGAGGCAGTTTCCCGAATGATGGAAAACGATACAGCTACGATTGGAAAAATACCTACCGCGCGACCTCGACCTGGACCCTCGTCGGTGGTCTGGAATACGAGGAGGAGTATAACGACTCAGGGAGTGAAAGTCGCACAAATAGCTCGATCTTCCTTGAGAATATCGTAGCAGCGACTGAGCTCCTGGATTGGACGCTGGGTGGCAGACATGATGACAACAGCACCTACGGTGAAGAAACGACGTGGCGCTCAACATTTAGCTACCGCCTGGAGGCTATCAACGCCCGCATTCGGGGGTCCTACGGAACATCCTTTCAAGCCCCATCGTTTTTTCAATTATTCTCAAGTTTTGGCGACCCAGGATTGAAAGCCGAATCTGGAGAGGGCTGGGACCTGGCCTACGAACAAAAACTGGTGAATGGGAAAGTTTATTTTACCACCACTCTGTTCGGGAATGAAGTGGAAGATAAAATAATATTCAGCTTCAACTCGTTTACCTACGCCAACGAAGATGTCTATGAAAGTGAAGGTATTGAAAATGCACTGCGTTTCCAAATTGCTGAAAACGCATCCACAACCTTGGCCTACACCTATAGTGATGCGAACTACTTGGACGGCCAAGAGGCGGAGCGGGTTCCTCGAAACATAGTATCACTGGGGTATAACCTTCAGCTGTTTGACAAACTCAACTTAAGTGCCACTGCCCTCTCAGCGAGTAGCCAATACAGCACTCGCTTTTCAACGATGAAACAAAGTGGCTACACGGTGTTTAATCTGGCAGGTAGGTATCAAGTAAATGAAGGCACACAGCTATGGGCTCGCATCGACAATTTGTTTGATGAAGACTACCAGGAAGTTGAAGGCTTCCAGACCGCTGGATTCTCAATATACGGTGGAGTAAGATTTAATTTCTGA
- a CDS encoding ABC transporter ATP-binding protein, whose translation MSTSELILKTEGLSIGYQGRKLVRKVAKDLELELRPGRFVCLLGPNGTGKSTLIRTLGGLHPSIAGQVLLNDTPIQAMEPRDRAKLVSLVLTEMLPGGIFTVYSMVALGRHPHTRWNGSLTKKDHEKISWAIQAAKADSLRDRKVGELSDGERQKVLIARALAQETPIMLLDEPTAFLDITRRIELMHTLRGLAHQHSMSILLSSHDLDLALQCADELWLLSEEGNIIKGSPENLALTGQLSDLFGSEALDWDAYQGTFRVHQQPCLHARLEGQGPEHLWTQRTLLRLGYGLDDAEPASMEIRIVNGQGASRWVVTFNQEEIIFRSLDLFTLWLESRSNHTTTEGSNL comes from the coding sequence ATGAGCACAAGCGAACTGATTCTGAAAACCGAAGGACTGTCGATTGGCTATCAGGGCCGAAAGCTAGTGCGCAAAGTAGCCAAAGACCTAGAGCTTGAGTTGAGGCCCGGGCGTTTCGTTTGTCTCTTGGGCCCAAATGGGACTGGCAAATCAACCTTGATTCGAACGCTGGGAGGACTTCACCCCAGCATCGCAGGGCAAGTGCTGCTCAATGACACCCCCATCCAAGCAATGGAACCGCGGGATCGAGCAAAATTAGTAAGCCTGGTCCTGACCGAGATGCTGCCAGGTGGAATCTTTACTGTCTATTCAATGGTGGCCTTGGGACGCCATCCTCACACTCGATGGAACGGCTCGCTAACAAAGAAGGATCACGAAAAGATAAGCTGGGCGATTCAGGCAGCCAAGGCCGATTCACTCAGAGACAGAAAAGTAGGAGAACTCAGTGACGGTGAACGGCAAAAGGTACTTATCGCTCGCGCGCTTGCCCAAGAAACACCCATAATGCTCCTGGATGAGCCTACAGCTTTCCTCGACATAACAAGACGTATCGAGCTCATGCATACGCTACGTGGGCTGGCTCATCAGCATTCGATGTCTATTCTACTATCCAGCCATGACCTCGACCTTGCATTGCAATGCGCAGATGAATTGTGGCTGTTATCCGAAGAAGGAAACATTATAAAGGGGTCACCAGAAAACCTGGCGCTAACGGGGCAACTCAGCGACCTTTTCGGAAGTGAAGCGCTGGATTGGGATGCTTACCAGGGCACCTTTCGTGTTCACCAGCAACCCTGCTTGCATGCGCGATTGGAGGGACAAGGACCCGAGCACCTCTGGACTCAAAGAACGCTGTTACGTTTGGGTTATGGCCTAGACGATGCAGAGCCGGCAAGTATGGAGATTCGCATTGTCAATGGTCAGGGGGCAAGCAGATGGGTTGTAACTTTCAATCAAGAAGAAATAATATTTCGATCACTAGACCTCTTTACCCTTTGGCTAGAAAGCCGAAGTAACCACACAACCACTGAAGGATCCAACTTGTAG
- a CDS encoding iron ABC transporter permease, producing the protein MNLKTRHTKQRKPSLLFGGLGLLLLALFFANVGLGSVLISVSDLLGILTGSASADPVLKQIVVDFRLPQALTAMLSGAALAVSGLLMQTIFRNPLADPFVLGVNSGASLGVAIVVLAVAPAGLALTQGLGLSGHLLVVVAASAGSASVLLLILILARRMDVMSILILGLMISYGVGAVVSLLMFFSMPAKLQSFITWSFGHFGNVTWNQLNVYLPVILAGTLSTFLLSKPLDAMLMGENYAASLGTRVKQIRFLCLMIASVLAGTVTGFCGPIGFLGIAAPHLCRYFFHTSSHRHLIPATLMAGACLALSADLIAKAPGYSTVLPLNAITALFGAPVIIVALIKQGKLGTLFGR; encoded by the coding sequence GTGAATTTAAAGACACGACATACGAAACAAAGAAAACCAAGCTTACTTTTCGGCGGGCTCGGGTTGCTCTTGCTTGCCCTCTTCTTTGCTAACGTAGGTCTCGGCTCTGTGTTAATCTCGGTGAGTGATTTACTCGGCATATTAACGGGTAGCGCATCAGCTGATCCGGTACTTAAACAAATTGTGGTGGATTTCCGGCTACCCCAGGCGTTGACAGCTATGCTGTCTGGAGCAGCACTTGCTGTATCCGGATTGTTGATGCAAACGATTTTCAGAAATCCCTTGGCCGATCCGTTCGTGCTCGGAGTAAATTCAGGAGCCAGCCTCGGTGTTGCGATTGTGGTCTTGGCAGTGGCGCCTGCTGGCTTGGCTCTCACACAAGGATTGGGATTAAGCGGGCACCTGTTAGTAGTCGTTGCGGCAAGTGCGGGCTCAGCGAGCGTACTGCTCCTGATTCTCATCCTGGCCAGGCGCATGGATGTCATGTCCATCCTCATACTTGGTTTGATGATCAGCTATGGCGTAGGGGCTGTGGTTAGTCTGTTAATGTTTTTCAGTATGCCAGCCAAACTTCAGTCGTTTATTACCTGGTCATTTGGGCATTTTGGAAATGTTACCTGGAATCAACTCAATGTTTATCTTCCAGTTATTTTAGCAGGCACGCTATCAACCTTCCTCCTCTCAAAACCGTTAGACGCAATGTTGATGGGAGAGAACTACGCGGCGAGCCTGGGAACAAGGGTGAAGCAGATTCGCTTCCTATGCCTGATGATAGCCTCCGTTCTTGCTGGGACAGTGACGGGATTTTGTGGGCCAATAGGATTTCTCGGAATTGCCGCACCTCATCTTTGTCGCTATTTCTTTCACACCTCCAGTCACCGTCACCTCATTCCTGCCACCTTGATGGCCGGAGCCTGTCTGGCATTGTCAGCAGACTTGATTGCCAAGGCCCCTGGATATAGCACGGTTCTTCCTCTTAATGCCATCACAGCCCTTTTTGGGGCTCCTGTCATAATCGTAGCTCTGATCAAACAGGGTAAACTGGGAACCCTTTTCGGAAGATGA